From Terriglobales bacterium, the proteins below share one genomic window:
- a CDS encoding dolichyl-phosphate beta-glucosyltransferase, translated as MPTYSIIIPAYNEERRLGAALEQVLAYAAAQGWDAEVLVVNDGSRDRTAALAAEYAARHPVVRLLENPGNRGKGYSVRHGMLEAKGDLRLFTDADLSAPIAEAGKLFAALGEGAEVAIGSRWLASETQTLRQPLYRQFFGRLFNLLLRLLLGLRFRDTQCGFKAFTRRAAQELFSRQRIERWAFDPELLYLARRRGLKVEEVPVAWAHDRRSTISPLRDGPRMAWDMLRIRWYGLTGKYSK; from the coding sequence GTGCCCACCTACAGCATCATCATCCCGGCCTACAACGAGGAGCGGCGCCTGGGCGCCGCGCTCGAGCAGGTACTGGCCTACGCGGCTGCGCAGGGCTGGGACGCCGAGGTGCTGGTGGTGAACGACGGCTCGCGCGACCGGACGGCGGCGCTGGCTGCCGAGTATGCGGCGCGGCATCCTGTCGTGCGCTTGCTGGAGAATCCCGGCAACCGCGGCAAAGGATACTCGGTGCGCCACGGCATGCTGGAGGCAAAGGGCGACCTGCGGCTCTTCACCGACGCCGACCTGTCGGCGCCCATCGCGGAGGCGGGAAAGCTCTTCGCGGCGCTGGGCGAGGGCGCCGAGGTCGCCATCGGCTCGCGCTGGCTGGCCAGCGAGACCCAGACCCTGCGCCAGCCTCTCTACCGGCAATTCTTCGGGCGGCTCTTCAACCTGCTGCTGCGTCTGCTGCTGGGCCTGCGCTTCCGCGACACGCAGTGCGGCTTCAAGGCCTTCACCCGGAGGGCGGCGCAGGAGCTGTTTTCGCGGCAGCGCATCGAGCGCTGGGCCTTCGATCCCGAACTGCTCTACCTGGCGCGGCGGCGGGGGCTCAAGGTCGAGGAGGTGCCGGTGGCGTGGGCGCACGACCGGCGCTCCACCATCAGCCCGCTGCGCGACGGCCCCCGCATGGCCTGGGACATGCTGCGCATCCGCTGGTACGGGCTGACGGGAAAGTATTCGAAGTAG